In Malus sylvestris chromosome 15, drMalSylv7.2, whole genome shotgun sequence, a single genomic region encodes these proteins:
- the LOC126602646 gene encoding cation/H(+) antiporter 15-like, producing MAAVCVMTAAVGPILNLIYKRNGTSKHYKHRSIRSIQPNSEFRILTCIHSTSNVSGVINLLEASNPTKQSPISVFAVHLVELRSHASAMLIVHDTCNLNRTTSASSTTKNQNHAKHAHFSTSSNNIVAAFEKFESECEEGSVSVEALTTVSSYTTIHEDICNLAEEKQADLIIVPFHKQSTIDGGMDSGNASVRDVNRNLLENVPCSVAVFVDRGLGDLSETKNGNNGQGHRHHRCSMLFIGGPDDREALAYAWRLASNPIPNPNIRLTIVRFIVGKDATVGSDLLLNNDKNNGDHHEEENNKILQDVKGNEKEKQLDDQCIEGFMLNAKNHPYIKLITEVVNNGEETLQLLSDMASDYDLYIVGRGQGVSSPLITFGLSEWGDCPELGPLGDTLVSSRFVANASIIIVHRGASLVDESTDQHLTQQSMHV from the coding sequence ATGGCTGCGGTTTGTGTAATGACGGCTGCTGTTGGACCCATTTTGAACCTGATCTACAAGCGCAATGGGACATCTAAGCATTACAAGCATAGAAGCATAAGAAGCATTCAACCAAACTCGGAGTTTCGCATCCTTACTTGCATCCATTCGACAAGCAATGTTTCCGGCGTCATCAATCTCTTGGAGGCTTCAAATCCCACGAAGCAATCCCCAATTTCTGTATTTGCCGTCCACCTGGTGGAGCTAAGAAGTCATGCTTCGGCCATGCTCATAGTGCACGACACATGCAACTTGAATAGGACAACCAGTGCGAGCAGTACaactaaaaatcaaaatcaCGCAAAGCATGCGCACTTTTCGACATCGTCGAACAACATTGTTGCTGCCTTTGAAAAATTTGAGAGTGAGTGTGAAGAAGGCAGCGTGTCTGTCGAGGCACTAACGACTGTGTCTTCTTACACCACCATACACGAGGACATTTGCAACCTTGCCGAGGAAAAACAGGCAGACCTTATAATTGTTCCTTTTCATAAGCAATCCACCATTGACGGAGGAATGGACAGTGGAAACGCTAGTGTTAGAGACGTTAACAGGAATCTTTTAGAGAATGTACCCTGTTCTGTGGCTGTCTTTGTGGATCGTGGCCTCGGCGATTTATCTGAAACTAAAAATGGAAATAACGGTCAAGGGCACCGTCACCACCGCTGTTCCATGCTTTTTATTGGCGGCCCAGACGACCGCGAGGCATTGGCTTATGCGTGGAGGCTGGCTAGCAATCCTATTCCAAACCCTAATATCAGGTTAACTATTGTACGTTTCATTGTCGGTAAGGATGCAACAGTTGGTTCCGATCTCCTTCTCAATAACGATAAGAATAACGGTGACCATCACGAGGAAGAAAACAATAAGATTTTGCAGGACGTAAAGGGAAACGAGAAAGAGAAGCAATTGGACGACCAATGTATAGAGGGCTTTATGCTCAATGCTAAGAACCATCCTTACATAAAACTAATTACGGAGGTAGTGAACAATGGAGAGGAAACTCTCCAACTATTAAGCGACATGGCAAGTGACTATGATCTTTATATTGTGGGAAGAGGGCAAGGAGTTTCCTCACCACTCATCACTTTTGGGCTATCTGAGTGGGGTGACTGTCCAGAGCTAGGACCTTTGGGAGATACGTTGGTGTCGTCCAGATTTGTTGCCAATGCGTCGATTATCATTGTGCATCGAGGTGCTTCTCTTGTGGATGAATCCACTGATCAACATCTTACCCAGCAGTCTATGCATGTATGA
- the LOC126602647 gene encoding cation/H(+) antiporter 23, chloroplastic-like, producing the protein METMANLGLIYYMFVLGLQVDFKPIFHARKKVLSIAAAGILLPLPFGYALYRVLTRQEDGLTTVTKLKARTYGPIFWGIILASTNFGELAGVLAHVKLLHSDVGRTALSVSVTSDLICWILLVGTVASTSDGYQVYTVLSTSALIIFLVFVVRPTLSWMFSNTNDASNDNGTSFYDMDPQICFILAGVLFFGYLSDACGAHSILGAFTMGAIVPKGELKNAIIQKVDDFVSNVMMSLFFLVLGMRTHVQAVILDKKDILFVLPVIVLASLAKLVVTFVAAIINKMPMRDSFALGLVMNTKGVVSLIILNSGRDLKVLIVYINASVWDLINSSCS; encoded by the exons ATGGAGACAATGGCCAACCTAGGGTTGATTTACTACATGTTCGTCCTGGGTTTGCAAGTGGATTTCAAGCCAATATTCCACGCTAGAAAAAAAGTTTTGAGCATTGCCGCTGCTGGTATTCTTCTTCCCCTACCTTTTGGCTATGCCTTGTACAGAGTCCTAACACGACAGGAGGATGGTCTTACTACTGTTACTAAACTAAAGGCTCGTACGTACGGTCCTATATTCTGGGGAATCATTCTTGCCTCCACCAACTTCGGGGAACTCGCCGGAGTACTTGCACACGTGAAGCTCCTCCACTCTGACGTTGGACGAACGGCCTTGTCTGTAAGTGTTACCAGCGACCTCATCTGTTGGATTCTTCTTGTGGGCACAGTGGCCTCAACAAGTGACGGTTATCAAGTTTATACGGTCTTATCCACCTCAgcattaataatatttttagtttttgtggTTCGTCCTACCTTGTCATGGATGTTTTCTAACACCAACGACGCTTCTAACGACAATGGTACTTCATTCTACGACATGGATCCTCAAATATGCTTCATTCTAGCCGGGGTTTTATTTTTCGGGTACTTAAGTGATGCATGCGGGGCACACTCCATTCTCGGAGCTTTCACAATGGGAGCCATAGTGCCAAAGGGAGAGCTCAAAAACGCAATTATACAGAAGGTTGACGACTTTGTGTCAAACGTTATGATGTCCCTCTTCTTTTTAGTGCTTGGGATGAGAACGCATGTCCAAGCAGTCATCCTTGACAAAAAAGACATACTATTTGTCTTGCCAGTTATTGTTTTGGCTTCGCTCGCTAAACTTGTTGTAACCTTCGTCGCTGCTATCATTAACAAAATGCCAATGCGCGATAGTTTCGCCCTCGGACTTGTCATGAACACCAAAGGCGTAGTCTCACTAATAATCCTCAATTCTGGCAGGGACTTAAAG GTTTTGATTGTTTACATTAATGCAAGTGTATGGGATTTGATTAATTCCTCTTGTTCATAG